One window of the Burkholderia ubonensis subsp. mesacidophila genome contains the following:
- a CDS encoding succinylglutamate desuccinylase/aspartoacylase family protein, translating to MTATYQPSNPIRCEIDLDAPGKHAGYLRLPHSVHRSAYGWLPIPIASIRNGDGPVALVMAGNHGDEYEGQIIVSQLMREIEPEMVTGQLILLPMANFPAADAGLRVSPLDGGNLNRSFPGDPAGTPTQMIAHYIEHALLSRAQYLIDLHSGGSSLLYHSGNMLAIDPLDADEAARLNALLVAFGLPNALLHAPNPVHSASAARRQGAISIVTELGGAGMADPALIRLGRHGLLHYLGFIGLLHGALVPDAPPTVTRFMRVDGERHHVYAYERGLYEPLAELGDRVHAGQPAAWVHFPDTPLREPVLHRFAGDGEVVCKRVQAQVQRGDCLFQLAEPAEPPGIGQ from the coding sequence ATGACCGCCACTTACCAGCCCAGCAACCCGATCCGCTGCGAAATCGACCTCGATGCTCCCGGCAAGCACGCGGGCTATCTGCGCCTGCCGCATTCGGTGCACCGCTCCGCCTACGGGTGGCTGCCGATCCCGATCGCATCGATCCGCAACGGCGACGGCCCGGTCGCGCTGGTGATGGCCGGCAACCACGGCGACGAATACGAAGGCCAGATCATCGTGTCGCAGCTGATGCGCGAGATCGAGCCGGAGATGGTCACCGGGCAGCTGATCCTGCTGCCGATGGCGAACTTCCCCGCGGCGGACGCGGGCCTGCGCGTGTCGCCGCTCGACGGCGGCAACCTGAACCGCAGCTTTCCCGGCGATCCGGCCGGCACGCCGACGCAGATGATTGCCCATTACATCGAGCACGCGCTGCTGTCCCGCGCGCAATACCTCATCGACCTGCATTCGGGGGGCAGCTCGCTGCTCTATCACAGCGGCAACATGCTCGCGATCGATCCGCTCGACGCGGACGAGGCCGCGCGGCTCAACGCGCTGCTGGTCGCGTTCGGGCTGCCGAACGCGTTGCTGCACGCGCCGAATCCCGTGCATTCGGCGTCGGCCGCGCGCCGCCAGGGCGCGATCTCGATCGTCACCGAGCTCGGCGGCGCGGGCATGGCCGATCCGGCGCTGATCCGGCTCGGCCGCCACGGGCTGCTGCACTACCTCGGCTTCATCGGCCTGCTGCACGGCGCGCTCGTGCCCGACGCGCCGCCGACCGTCACGCGCTTCATGCGGGTCGACGGCGAGCGTCACCATGTGTATGCGTACGAGCGCGGCCTCTACGAACCGCTCGCCGAACTCGGCGACCGGGTGCACGCCGGACAGCCGGCCGCCTGGGTGCACTTCCCCGACACGCCGCTGCGCGAGCCGGTGCTGCACCGCTTCGCGGGCGACGGCGAAGTGGTCTGCAAGCGCGTGCAGGCCCAGGTGCAGCGCGGCGACTGCCTGTTCCAGCTCGCGGAGCCGGCTGAGCCGCCCGGCATCGGCCAATAG
- a CDS encoding ABC transporter substrate-binding protein translates to MQRAAPFPSRAIRTLAAALLGLTAIAATAATFDLSPEQRGRPRGAADPAAEHAVPAGFRFAEPDTLTIGIAPSLPPISTYATDARTVVGFDADVGQLVADSLGRKVKIVALSWPDWPLALASGKVDAVISNVTVTEERKQKFDFSSYRKDQVGFYVRNDSKVTSIREPKDVAGLRVVTDAGTNQEKILLAWDRENVAHGLKPVAVQYYDDQAMRLVAVQSGRADVVFSVNSVLAYQSAQQGKTRLVGAVSGGWPRTADIAVATRKGSGLAEPVTIALNGLIRNGLYQRILERWSLGSEAIDQARTNPPGLPKS, encoded by the coding sequence ATGCAACGAGCCGCACCCTTCCCTTCCCGCGCCATCCGCACGCTGGCCGCCGCGCTGCTTGGCCTGACGGCCATCGCCGCAACCGCCGCGACGTTCGACCTGAGCCCCGAGCAGCGCGGCCGCCCGCGCGGCGCCGCGGACCCGGCGGCCGAGCACGCGGTGCCCGCCGGGTTCCGGTTCGCGGAGCCGGACACGCTGACCATCGGCATCGCGCCGAGCCTGCCGCCGATCAGCACCTATGCGACGGACGCGCGCACGGTCGTCGGCTTCGACGCGGACGTCGGTCAGCTCGTCGCGGACAGCCTCGGCCGCAAGGTGAAGATCGTCGCGCTCTCGTGGCCCGACTGGCCGCTCGCGCTCGCGTCGGGCAAGGTCGACGCGGTGATCTCGAACGTCACGGTCACCGAGGAGCGCAAGCAAAAGTTCGACTTCTCGTCGTACCGCAAGGACCAGGTCGGCTTCTACGTGCGCAACGACAGCAAGGTCACGTCGATCCGCGAGCCGAAGGACGTGGCGGGCCTGCGCGTCGTGACCGACGCGGGCACCAACCAGGAAAAGATCCTGCTCGCGTGGGACCGCGAGAACGTCGCGCACGGACTCAAGCCGGTCGCCGTCCAGTACTACGACGACCAGGCGATGCGGCTGGTCGCGGTGCAGTCGGGCCGCGCCGACGTGGTGTTCAGCGTGAACTCGGTGCTCGCGTACCAGAGCGCGCAACAGGGCAAGACGCGGCTCGTCGGCGCGGTCAGCGGCGGCTGGCCGCGCACCGCCGACATCGCGGTCGCGACGCGCAAGGGCAGCGGCCTCGCCGAGCCGGTGACGATCGCGCTGAACGGGCTGATCCGCAACGGCCTGTACCAGCGGATCCTCGAGCGCTGGAGTCTCGGCTCCGAGGCGATCGACCAGGCGCGCACCAATCCGCCGGGCCTGCCGAAGTCCTGA
- a CDS encoding type II toxin-antitoxin system MqsA family antitoxin: MKCPACGAAKLIRDTRDIPYTYKGRSTVVPGITGDFCPACGESVLAIAEATRLGEAVAAFNKQVNATIVDPKFIAKVRKKLMLDQREAAELFGGGINAFSRYETGKTNPPLALVKLLKILDRHPDLLAEVRAA; the protein is encoded by the coding sequence ATGAAGTGCCCTGCGTGCGGTGCCGCAAAGCTGATCCGCGACACACGAGACATTCCCTATACCTACAAGGGTCGATCGACGGTCGTCCCCGGCATCACGGGCGATTTCTGTCCGGCCTGCGGAGAGTCGGTGCTGGCCATCGCCGAGGCGACCCGTCTCGGCGAAGCGGTAGCGGCGTTCAACAAGCAGGTGAACGCGACCATCGTCGACCCGAAGTTCATTGCGAAGGTGCGCAAGAAGCTGATGCTGGATCAGCGCGAGGCGGCCGAGCTCTTCGGCGGCGGGATCAACGCGTTTTCCCGCTACGAGACCGGCAAGACGAACCCGCCGCTCGCCCTGGTGAAGCTGTTGAAGATCCTGGACCGCCATCCGGATCTGCTTGCCGAAGTACGCGCGGCATAG
- a CDS encoding ABC transporter substrate-binding protein, with protein sequence MIDRRLFLTAAFAAAAGLPLRTALAAAALADLDPRQAGRVRAPRDPAAIRAASGYRWVRDGAFTVAIAPHAPPVSTYATDARTVVGADPDYAQLVADAFGRPLVLVPIAWADWPLGLSSGKYDAVISNVGVTEKRKEKYDFTTYRLGLHGFYVRTASSITRIAEPKDIAGLRIITGAGTSQERILLEWSRRNVAQGLRPTELQYFDDDAAARVALLSGRADAELNPDAALAYEAARDRKLRRVGLVNAGWPANADVAIATRKGSGLAAALTLATNTLIANGRYGQALARWGLQNEAVTRAETNPPGLPSF encoded by the coding sequence ATGATCGACCGACGCCTGTTCCTCACGGCCGCCTTCGCCGCGGCGGCCGGCCTGCCGTTGCGCACGGCGCTCGCCGCCGCCGCGCTCGCGGATCTCGACCCGCGCCAGGCGGGCCGCGTGCGGGCGCCGCGCGATCCGGCCGCGATACGCGCGGCCAGCGGCTACCGCTGGGTGCGAGACGGCGCGTTCACCGTCGCGATTGCGCCGCATGCGCCGCCCGTATCGACCTACGCGACGGACGCCCGCACCGTGGTCGGCGCCGATCCGGACTATGCGCAGCTCGTTGCCGACGCGTTCGGCCGCCCGCTCGTGCTGGTGCCGATCGCGTGGGCCGACTGGCCGCTCGGGCTGAGCTCGGGCAAGTACGACGCGGTGATCTCGAACGTCGGCGTGACCGAGAAGCGCAAGGAAAAATACGATTTCACGACGTACCGGCTCGGGCTGCACGGCTTCTACGTGCGCACCGCGAGCTCGATCACGCGGATCGCCGAGCCGAAGGACATCGCCGGGCTGCGCATCATCACGGGCGCGGGGACGAGCCAGGAGCGGATCCTGCTCGAATGGAGCCGGCGCAACGTCGCGCAGGGGCTCAGGCCGACCGAGCTGCAGTACTTCGACGACGACGCGGCCGCGCGCGTCGCGCTGCTGTCGGGGCGCGCCGATGCGGAACTGAACCCGGACGCGGCGCTCGCCTACGAAGCGGCGCGGGACCGCAAGCTGCGGCGCGTCGGGCTCGTCAATGCGGGCTGGCCCGCCAACGCGGACGTCGCGATCGCGACGCGCAAGGGCAGCGGCCTGGCCGCCGCGTTGACGCTTGCCACCAATACGCTGATCGCCAATGGCCGGTACGGACAGGCGCTTGCACGTTGGGGATTGCAAAACGAGGCTGTCACGCGTGCCGAGACCAACCCGCCGGGGTTGCCGTCGTTCTGA
- a CDS encoding LLM class flavin-dependent oxidoreductase has translation MSYSLSLLDKSPIADGTRAADALRFTVALAQRAEQLGYRRFWVAEHHGAPGFASSAPEIVVAHLLAHTSRIRVGSGGVMLQHYSPFKVAETFKLLASLAPGRVDLGVGKAPGGLPLTTRALQWFHDRAKKPAFAAQLAELDAFLGWGVAEDHPLAGAVAMPVPPQPPQRILLGGSPDSAELAAREGWRFCYAGHFNGDEANIERSLDAYRSAGGTQPLVALYAVAAATRDDAERLIGPLRIFKLQFASGQSFNLASAQAAAEFARQSGATDYRIDELRPAVLADTPERVHRALDALSRRLDVDEFVVDSPLTDYAARLASVEWLGGAIAATPARATAAAVAAGSPLLPDTHH, from the coding sequence ATGTCTTACTCACTATCGTTGCTGGACAAGAGCCCGATCGCCGACGGCACGCGCGCAGCCGACGCGCTGCGCTTCACGGTCGCGCTCGCGCAGCGCGCCGAACAGCTCGGCTACCGCCGCTTCTGGGTCGCCGAGCATCACGGCGCGCCCGGGTTCGCGAGCTCCGCGCCGGAGATCGTCGTCGCCCACCTGCTCGCGCATACGTCGCGCATCCGCGTCGGTTCCGGCGGCGTGATGCTGCAGCACTACAGCCCGTTCAAGGTCGCCGAGACCTTCAAGCTGCTCGCGTCGCTCGCGCCCGGCCGCGTCGATCTCGGCGTCGGCAAGGCGCCCGGCGGGCTGCCGCTGACGACCCGCGCGCTGCAGTGGTTCCACGACCGCGCGAAAAAGCCCGCGTTCGCCGCCCAGCTCGCGGAACTCGACGCGTTCCTCGGCTGGGGCGTCGCCGAGGACCACCCGCTCGCGGGCGCGGTCGCGATGCCGGTGCCGCCGCAGCCGCCGCAGCGGATCCTGCTCGGCGGCTCGCCGGACAGCGCCGAGCTCGCCGCGCGCGAAGGCTGGCGCTTCTGCTACGCGGGGCATTTCAACGGCGACGAGGCCAATATCGAGCGTTCGCTCGACGCGTATCGCAGCGCCGGCGGCACGCAGCCGCTCGTCGCGCTGTATGCGGTCGCCGCGGCGACCCGCGACGACGCCGAACGGCTGATCGGGCCGCTGCGGATCTTCAAGCTGCAGTTCGCGAGCGGCCAGAGCTTCAACCTCGCCAGCGCGCAGGCGGCGGCCGAGTTCGCGCGGCAAAGCGGCGCGACCGACTACCGGATCGACGAACTGCGTCCGGCCGTGCTCGCCGACACGCCCGAGCGCGTGCATCGCGCGCTCGACGCGCTGAGCCGGCGGCTCGACGTCGACGAGTTCGTCGTCGATTCGCCGCTGACCGACTACGCGGCGCGCCTCGCGTCGGTCGAATGGCTCGGCGGCGCGATCGCGGCCACGCCTGCGCGCGCGACTGCCGCCGCCGTTGCCGCCGGTTCCCCTCTTCTCCCTGACACCCACCATTGA
- a CDS encoding sensor domain-containing diguanylate cyclase — protein MAVRASLLHSVLATPPSGNHRVTAALRPSLLSTLFEDIRPMFLSGLASGFVAAVALFRLQQTWCLVWLIADVGLLAARVAIARVCVARREPGDDRTEYWARRYAPVSLVACFLLGLGTMGCVEAADVELGTLSVLVAGGVFGGIASRNSALPRLAMTQITLGVLPIGLGALLAPRSGAWLLLPPIAIYLVAMRTVVQRHYKVLVALIAARQRNAELVARFDAALTHMPHGLCMVDGENRVIVANRRTAQLFGSPREIMLDMPFPDAVAALGAGVAADPDGAELTARCAGWLDREPAPFEITLADGRQLEMTRRQVPDGNAVIIVEDVTARRRAEMHIRHLARHDALTGLPNRHELHAELKRMLARRTRRHGLAPAVMYLDLDGFKAINDRFGHHAGDDVLTQVAARLSETLPPGELVARVGGDEFVVAIDDTTMQACSVQAAQIIRRISVPYTLSIGATVSLGISIGIALDRDCDTPEELIRQADSALYDAKSSGKGIYRFYSNGSRSVAPAAAG, from the coding sequence ATGGCAGTCAGGGCGTCACTCCTGCACTCCGTTCTCGCTACGCCTCCTTCCGGCAATCACCGCGTCACGGCGGCGTTGCGCCCGTCCCTCCTCTCCACCCTGTTCGAAGACATCCGGCCGATGTTCCTGTCCGGCCTCGCGAGCGGCTTCGTCGCGGCCGTCGCGCTGTTCCGGCTGCAGCAGACGTGGTGTCTCGTCTGGCTGATCGCCGACGTGGGCCTGCTCGCCGCGCGGGTCGCGATCGCGCGCGTCTGCGTCGCGCGCCGGGAACCCGGCGACGACCGCACCGAGTACTGGGCGCGACGCTACGCGCCGGTGTCGCTCGTCGCGTGCTTCCTGCTCGGCCTCGGCACGATGGGCTGCGTGGAGGCCGCGGACGTCGAGCTGGGCACGCTGTCGGTGCTGGTCGCGGGCGGCGTGTTCGGCGGGATCGCGTCGCGCAATTCGGCGCTGCCGCGTCTCGCGATGACGCAGATCACGCTCGGCGTGCTGCCGATCGGCCTCGGCGCGCTGCTGGCGCCGCGCAGCGGCGCATGGCTGCTGCTGCCGCCGATCGCGATCTACCTCGTCGCGATGCGCACGGTCGTGCAGCGGCATTACAAGGTGCTGGTCGCGCTGATCGCCGCGCGCCAGCGCAACGCCGAACTCGTCGCGCGCTTCGACGCCGCGCTCACGCACATGCCGCACGGGCTGTGCATGGTCGACGGCGAGAACCGGGTGATCGTCGCGAACCGGCGCACCGCGCAACTGTTCGGCTCGCCGCGCGAGATCATGCTGGACATGCCGTTTCCGGACGCCGTCGCGGCGCTCGGCGCGGGCGTGGCCGCCGACCCGGACGGCGCCGAGCTGACCGCGCGCTGCGCCGGCTGGCTTGACCGCGAGCCCGCGCCGTTCGAGATCACGCTGGCCGACGGGCGGCAGCTCGAGATGACGCGCCGCCAGGTGCCGGACGGCAACGCGGTGATCATCGTCGAGGACGTTACCGCCCGCCGCCGCGCGGAGATGCATATCCGCCACCTGGCGCGGCACGATGCGCTGACGGGCCTGCCGAACCGGCACGAGCTCCACGCGGAGCTCAAGCGCATGCTCGCGCGGCGCACGCGGCGTCATGGCCTCGCGCCGGCCGTCATGTACCTGGATCTCGACGGCTTCAAGGCGATCAATGACCGCTTCGGCCACCACGCCGGCGACGACGTGCTGACGCAGGTCGCCGCGCGTCTCAGCGAGACGCTGCCGCCGGGCGAGCTGGTGGCGCGGGTCGGCGGCGACGAGTTCGTCGTCGCGATCGACGACACGACGATGCAGGCGTGTTCAGTCCAGGCCGCGCAGATCATCCGGCGGATTTCCGTGCCGTATACGCTGTCGATCGGCGCGACCGTGAGCCTCGGCATCAGCATCGGGATCGCGCTCGACCGCGATTGCGACACGCCCGAAGAGCTGATCCGGCAGGCGGACAGCGCGCTGTACGATGCGAAGTCGTCCGGCAAGGGGATCTACCGGTTCTATTCGAACGGCAGCCGGAGCGTCGCGCCGGCCGCGGCGGGCTGA
- a CDS encoding LLM class flavin-dependent oxidoreductase: MTRRSITFGLMLQGAGSHMNAWRHPSNPPDASINLDFITRIARKAEDHGVAFAFVADGLYINEKSIPHFLNRFEPLTVLSALATATKKIGLAGTISTSYSEPFTVARQLASLDAISGGRAGWNVVTTPLEGTAKNFGKAHPDHALRYEIADEYLSVVQGLWDSWDDDAFVRDRATGQFFARDKLHTLDHHGRFFQVAGPLNIQRSPQGQPVIFQAGSSDTGIELAGKYADAVFTHSPSLDDTRTFTQRVKQSAVEHGRRADDVKVFPGIGPIVGRTAAEAEEKYQAIRNLLTIDEALAFLGRFFDHHDFSQYPLDAPFPELGEIGRNSFRSTTDRIKADAAQHGWTLRETALEVATPRPNFIGTAEHVADELIRWIDAGAADGFILGFAVQAQGVDDFLELVVPVLEARGRYRRDLPGSTLRDHLGLPRKASRYAAADAARATLADAPA; this comes from the coding sequence ATGACCCGACGATCCATCACTTTCGGCCTGATGCTGCAAGGCGCCGGCAGCCACATGAATGCGTGGCGGCATCCGAGCAACCCGCCGGACGCGAGCATCAACCTCGACTTCATCACGCGCATCGCACGCAAGGCCGAAGACCACGGCGTCGCGTTCGCGTTCGTGGCGGACGGCCTCTACATCAACGAGAAGTCGATCCCGCACTTCCTGAACCGCTTCGAGCCGCTGACGGTGCTGTCCGCGCTCGCGACCGCGACGAAGAAGATCGGGCTCGCGGGCACGATCTCGACGTCGTACAGCGAGCCGTTCACGGTCGCGCGCCAGCTCGCGTCGCTCGACGCGATCAGCGGCGGCCGCGCCGGCTGGAACGTCGTGACCACGCCGCTCGAAGGCACCGCGAAGAATTTCGGCAAGGCGCATCCCGATCACGCACTGCGCTACGAGATCGCCGACGAGTACCTGAGCGTCGTGCAGGGGCTGTGGGACAGCTGGGACGACGACGCCTTTGTTCGCGACCGCGCGACCGGGCAGTTCTTCGCGCGCGACAAGCTCCACACGCTCGACCACCACGGCCGCTTCTTTCAGGTCGCGGGGCCGCTCAACATCCAGCGCTCGCCGCAGGGGCAGCCGGTGATCTTCCAGGCCGGGTCGTCCGACACGGGAATCGAACTCGCGGGCAAGTACGCGGACGCGGTGTTCACGCATTCGCCGTCGCTCGACGACACGCGCACGTTCACGCAGCGCGTGAAGCAGAGCGCGGTCGAGCACGGCCGCCGCGCCGACGACGTGAAGGTGTTTCCGGGCATCGGGCCGATCGTCGGGCGCACGGCCGCCGAGGCCGAGGAAAAATACCAGGCGATCCGCAACCTGCTGACGATCGACGAGGCGCTCGCATTCCTCGGCCGCTTCTTCGATCACCACGACTTCTCGCAATACCCGCTCGACGCGCCGTTCCCCGAGCTCGGCGAGATCGGCCGCAACAGCTTCCGCTCGACCACCGACCGCATCAAGGCCGATGCGGCGCAGCACGGCTGGACGCTGCGCGAAACCGCGCTCGAGGTCGCGACGCCGCGGCCGAACTTCATCGGCACCGCGGAGCACGTCGCCGACGAGCTGATCCGCTGGATCGACGCGGGCGCCGCCGACGGCTTCATCCTCGGCTTCGCGGTGCAGGCGCAGGGCGTCGACGATTTCCTCGAGCTCGTGGTTCCGGTGCTGGAGGCGCGCGGCCGCTATCGCCGCGATCTGCCGGGCAGCACGCTGCGCGATCACCTCGGGCTGCCGCGCAAGGCGAGCCGCTACGCGGCGGCCGACGCAGCGCGCGCCACCCTGGCCGACGCACCGGCCTGA
- a CDS encoding amino acid ABC transporter permease/ATP-binding protein — MSDTTHLGAASPHLSPLSPAARDAGTRLRIVPARHRSSTAGTALALALIALVLVSVLGNPQWGWPVFADWFFAPPVLSGLARTLVLTALGAVFGLVLGAFVALARLSRSRLLSASAWAFVWLFRSIPLIVLLLILNNLGYLYEHVRLGVPLTDITFVDVATTDLISPFLAAVLGLTLNHAAFSAEVIRGGILAVDQGQLEAAAALGLPRGRQTARIVLPQAMRAILPTAFNDLIGLAKGTSMVYVLAMPELFYTVQVIYRRNLDVIPLLMVATVWYLIILTVLSAIQVQVERHYARGALRNPPPSALTFVLARAGTLWRRLAVRNTAAAAPSAPDTAAPQRGGEIAVHAVSKQFGAQRVLERVSFVAPRGSVTVIVGPSGSGKSTLLRTINHLERVDDGVIDIDGELIGYRRDGDVLYELKERDVLKRRTAVGMVFQNFNLFPHLTVLENLVEAPVAVGGATREGAERTARALLARVGLADKADAYPRQLSGGQQQRVAIARALALRPKVLLFDEPTSALDPELVNEVLDVIKELARSGTTLVIVTHEIGFAREVADNVLFMENGRIVEAGPPAIVLDQPTHPRTREFLSRVL; from the coding sequence ATGAGCGACACCACCCACCTCGGCGCGGCCTCGCCGCACCTTTCCCCCCTTTCTCCCGCCGCGCGCGACGCCGGCACGCGCTTGCGGATCGTGCCGGCGCGCCATCGTTCGAGCACGGCCGGCACCGCGCTGGCGCTGGCGCTGATCGCGCTCGTGCTGGTGTCGGTCCTCGGCAATCCGCAATGGGGCTGGCCGGTGTTCGCCGACTGGTTCTTCGCGCCGCCGGTGCTGTCCGGGCTCGCGCGCACGCTGGTGCTGACGGCGCTCGGCGCGGTGTTCGGCCTCGTGCTGGGCGCGTTCGTCGCGCTGGCGCGGCTGTCGCGTTCGCGGCTGCTGTCGGCGAGCGCGTGGGCCTTCGTGTGGCTGTTCCGCTCGATCCCGCTGATCGTGCTGCTGCTGATCCTGAACAATCTCGGCTACCTGTACGAGCACGTGCGGCTCGGCGTGCCGCTCACCGACATCACGTTCGTCGACGTCGCGACGACCGACCTGATCAGCCCGTTCCTCGCGGCCGTGCTCGGCCTGACGCTGAACCACGCGGCCTTTTCCGCCGAGGTGATCCGCGGCGGCATCCTCGCGGTCGACCAGGGGCAGCTCGAGGCCGCGGCGGCGCTCGGCCTGCCGCGCGGCCGTCAGACGGCGCGCATCGTGCTGCCGCAGGCGATGCGCGCGATCCTGCCGACCGCGTTCAACGACCTGATCGGGCTCGCGAAAGGCACGTCGATGGTGTACGTGCTCGCGATGCCCGAGCTGTTCTATACGGTACAGGTGATCTACCGGCGCAACCTCGACGTGATTCCGCTGCTGATGGTCGCGACCGTCTGGTATCTGATCATCCTCACGGTGCTGTCGGCGATCCAGGTGCAGGTCGAGCGGCACTATGCGCGCGGCGCGCTGCGCAACCCGCCGCCGTCCGCCCTCACCTTCGTGCTTGCGCGCGCCGGCACGCTGTGGCGGCGGTTGGCCGTGCGCAACACGGCCGCTGCGGCGCCGTCCGCCCCCGACACGGCTGCGCCGCAACGGGGCGGCGAGATCGCGGTGCACGCGGTGTCGAAGCAGTTCGGCGCGCAGCGCGTGCTCGAGCGCGTTTCGTTCGTCGCGCCGCGCGGCAGCGTGACGGTGATCGTCGGGCCGTCCGGCTCGGGCAAGTCGACGCTGCTGCGCACGATCAACCATCTCGAGCGCGTCGACGACGGCGTCATCGACATCGACGGCGAGCTGATCGGCTACCGGCGCGACGGCGACGTGCTCTACGAACTGAAGGAGCGCGACGTGCTGAAGCGCCGCACCGCGGTCGGCATGGTGTTCCAGAACTTCAACCTGTTCCCGCACCTGACCGTGCTGGAGAACCTGGTCGAGGCGCCGGTCGCCGTCGGCGGCGCGACCCGCGAGGGCGCCGAGCGCACCGCGCGCGCGCTGCTCGCGCGCGTCGGGCTCGCGGACAAGGCCGACGCGTATCCGCGCCAGCTCTCCGGCGGCCAGCAGCAGCGCGTCGCGATTGCCCGCGCGCTCGCGCTGCGGCCGAAGGTGCTGCTGTTCGACGAGCCGACGTCCGCGCTCGATCCGGAGCTCGTCAACGAAGTGCTCGACGTGATCAAGGAGCTTGCGCGTTCCGGCACGACGCTCGTGATCGTCACGCACGAAATCGGCTTCGCGCGCGAAGTCGCGGACAACGTGCTGTTCATGGAAAACGGACGCATCGTCGAGGCCGGGCCGCCCGCGATCGTGCTCGACCAGCCGACGCATCCGCGCACGCGGGAATTCCTGTCGCGGGTGCTGTGA
- a CDS encoding GNAT family N-acetyltransferase, translating into MATTDRILDTTPLDVRAQPLIDALIEEYSTRYDAYRPDSRASAREELARYPAERFAPPEGAFILLLRDGETIGGGAFKRYDAKTAELKRIWTRTDLRRQGLARHIVEALEVRAAQQGYRRLYLTTGFRQPEAWALYDRTGYARLFDSSIDPEAYFHLPFGKDLIDPSRTSTLVDLWAPEPALPR; encoded by the coding sequence ATGGCCACGACCGACCGCATCCTCGACACGACGCCGCTCGACGTCCGCGCGCAACCGCTGATCGACGCGCTGATCGAAGAGTATTCCACGCGTTACGACGCGTACCGCCCCGATAGCCGGGCATCCGCGCGCGAGGAACTCGCCCGCTATCCGGCCGAACGGTTCGCGCCGCCCGAAGGCGCGTTCATCCTGCTGCTGCGCGACGGCGAAACGATCGGCGGCGGCGCATTCAAGCGCTACGACGCGAAGACGGCCGAGCTGAAGCGCATCTGGACACGCACGGACCTGCGGCGCCAGGGGCTCGCACGGCACATCGTCGAAGCGCTCGAAGTGCGCGCCGCGCAACAGGGCTATCGCCGCCTCTACCTGACCACGGGCTTCCGCCAGCCCGAAGCCTGGGCGCTGTACGACCGCACCGGCTATGCGCGCCTGTTCGATTCGTCGATCGATCCCGAAGCGTATTTCCACCTGCCGTTCGGCAAGGACCTGATCGACCCGTCGCGCACGTCGACGCTCGTCGACCTGTGGGCGCCCGAACCGGCGCTGCCGCGCTGA
- a CDS encoding type II toxin-antitoxin system MqsR family toxin codes for MEKSTPHCKLSRVKALVETGKVRLTASAVIGARQLGFTEVEAIGVVMSLTAVDFHKSMTTYADHTIWQDVYQRDTSRGHVYLKLTVIDDVLIVSFKER; via the coding sequence ATGGAAAAGAGTACGCCTCACTGCAAGCTGTCCCGAGTCAAAGCGCTCGTCGAGACCGGCAAGGTGCGTCTGACCGCGAGTGCGGTAATCGGCGCTCGGCAACTTGGCTTCACCGAAGTGGAAGCGATCGGCGTCGTGATGTCGCTGACAGCCGTCGATTTCCACAAGAGCATGACGACCTATGCCGACCACACGATCTGGCAAGACGTGTATCAGCGCGACACGTCGCGTGGCCACGTGTATCTGAAACTGACCGTGATCGACGACGTGCTGATCGTGTCTTTCAAGGAGCGTTGA
- a CDS encoding GNAT family N-acetyltransferase: MKPTSDFEIRPISPDDHNAWRDLWSMYCAFYDVTLAPGVTDQTWRRVVDPSVPIHGLVACGPDGAVLGFCHYVCHPNTWSDRTVCYLEDVFVAPHGRRLGIATAFIERLKAMGVQENWTRIYWVTNQENAAAQATYDRVAKRSGHIRYEIALGG; this comes from the coding sequence ATGAAGCCCACTTCCGATTTCGAGATTCGCCCCATCTCCCCCGACGATCACAACGCCTGGCGCGATCTATGGAGCATGTATTGCGCCTTTTATGACGTCACTTTGGCTCCGGGAGTCACTGATCAAACGTGGCGTCGGGTAGTTGATCCCTCCGTTCCGATACACGGACTGGTCGCGTGTGGGCCTGACGGCGCCGTACTGGGCTTCTGCCACTACGTGTGTCATCCAAACACATGGAGTGACCGGACAGTTTGCTATCTGGAAGACGTATTTGTCGCGCCGCATGGGCGGCGGCTCGGCATCGCGACAGCCTTCATCGAACGATTGAAGGCGATGGGCGTCCAGGAGAATTGGACGCGCATTTACTGGGTAACGAATCAAGAGAATGCCGCAGCCCAGGCTACGTACGATCGTGTCGCAAAGCGAAGCGGCCACATCCGATACGAGATCGCGCTCGGCGGCTGA